In a genomic window of Candidatus Zixiibacteriota bacterium:
- the pseB gene encoding UDP-N-acetylglucosamine 4,6-dehydratase (inverting), translating to MLTGKSVLITGGTGSFGRKMVEILLEKFPGIRRIVVYSRDELKQFEMAQVFSTEKYPQMRYFIGDVRDRDRLRRAMQRVDYVIHAAALKQVPAAEYNPFEAVKTNVLGAQNVIEAAIDEGIKKVVALSTDKAAAPINLYGATKLCSDKLFVSGNNFKGSAEIKFSVVRYGNVMGSRGSVIPFFIKQRARGVIPITDTRMTRFNITLEEGVDLVLYALTHMWGGEIFVPKIPSYRILDLAEAIAPGCPREIVGIRAGEKLHEEMITETDALNTLEFKDHYVILPSMKLWDIDRYMEAFEGRYCQPGFRYCSGINTEWLSVDDLRRLIRRHVDNNLPVPGNSNDEPVPVIRGMKLTPEGMSEE from the coding sequence ATGCTAACAGGCAAATCCGTACTAATCACCGGCGGGACCGGCTCATTCGGCAGGAAGATGGTCGAAATCCTGCTGGAGAAATTCCCCGGCATCCGAAGGATAGTCGTCTATTCCCGCGATGAGCTGAAGCAGTTCGAAATGGCCCAGGTCTTCTCGACCGAGAAGTACCCACAAATGAGGTACTTTATCGGCGACGTGCGTGACCGCGACCGTCTTCGCCGGGCGATGCAGCGGGTCGATTACGTGATCCACGCGGCCGCACTCAAGCAGGTTCCCGCCGCCGAGTATAACCCGTTCGAGGCGGTCAAAACCAACGTTCTGGGCGCTCAGAATGTGATCGAGGCCGCCATTGACGAGGGGATCAAGAAGGTCGTAGCGCTGAGCACGGATAAGGCCGCCGCGCCTATAAATCTCTACGGAGCCACCAAACTTTGCTCCGACAAGCTGTTTGTCTCCGGCAACAACTTCAAAGGAAGCGCCGAAATCAAGTTTTCGGTTGTGCGCTACGGCAACGTGATGGGCAGCCGGGGGAGTGTCATCCCGTTCTTCATCAAGCAGAGAGCCAGGGGGGTCATACCGATTACCGACACCCGTATGACCCGGTTCAACATCACGCTCGAAGAGGGGGTCGACCTGGTGCTCTACGCCCTCACCCACATGTGGGGCGGCGAGATATTCGTGCCGAAGATTCCGAGTTATCGCATTCTCGATCTGGCCGAGGCAATCGCCCCGGGATGCCCGCGGGAGATAGTCGGCATTCGCGCGGGAGAAAAACTGCATGAGGAGATGATCACCGAGACTGATGCCCTCAATACCCTGGAATTCAAGGATCACTATGTCATACTGCCGTCGATGAAGCTCTGGGACATCGACCGGTACATGGAAGCTTTCGAAGGTCGATATTGTCAACCCGGTTTCCGGTACTGCAGCGGCATTAACACTGAGTGGTTGTCTGTGGATGACTTGCGCCGCCTGATTCGCCGCCACGTTGACAACAACCTTCCAGTTCCAGGTAACTCCAATGACGAACCGGTTCCGGTGATTCGTGGCATGAAACTTACGCCCGAGGGAATGAGCGAAGAGTAG
- a CDS encoding dTDP-4-dehydrorhamnose 3,5-epimerase family protein, whose translation MKCEIEGVVIRELKRFSDKRGWLIELFRQDELDPEFYPVMSYISMTLPGVARGPHEHVDQADCFSFIGPSTFRLYLWDNRSDSRTFGMKASYDLGEQNPAMVIVPKGVVHAYKNIGEVEGIVFNAPNRLYAGEGRREPVDEIRHEDDAESPFKLD comes from the coding sequence ATGAAGTGTGAAATCGAAGGTGTTGTTATCCGCGAGTTGAAGCGGTTCTCCGATAAGCGCGGTTGGCTAATCGAGCTCTTCCGGCAGGATGAACTCGATCCGGAGTTCTACCCGGTCATGAGCTATATCTCTATGACCTTGCCGGGGGTGGCGCGCGGCCCGCACGAGCATGTCGACCAGGCCGACTGCTTCTCCTTTATAGGTCCATCGACCTTCCGTCTCTACCTCTGGGACAACCGCTCAGACTCACGGACATTCGGAATGAAAGCCAGCTACGATCTGGGCGAGCAGAATCCGGCGATGGTGATAGTCCCCAAAGGGGTGGTGCACGCGTATAAGAACATCGGCGAGGTCGAGGGCATCGTGTTCAATGCCCCGAACCGCCTGTACGCGGGCGAGGGTCGCCGGGAGCCGGTGGACGAAATCCGGCACGAGGACGACGCCGAGTCTCCGTTCAAACTGGACTGA
- the rfbD gene encoding dTDP-4-dehydrorhamnose reductase: MAAHGRILITGYRGQLGSDLMLGLAKRYQVSGFDLPEVDIRELRAVLDIVRESRPDIVIHAAAYTDVDGCESDHDLAFAVNRDGTWNVAQACEDIGARMIYYSTDYVFDGRKATAYVESDPPHPATVYGRSKLEGENAVRETVREWAVLRIAWVYGRQGKNFVKTMIRLGQQQLAVDVDERKSLTVVDDQYGNPTWTVDIVRQTEEVIEHDLRGVFHATSEGEVSWYRFACDIFEELKMKVVVEPCTTRDYPRPAPRPARSSLENQRLKAAGRNVMRDYREALREFLQLHGRELLNEV, encoded by the coding sequence ATGGCGGCACATGGTAGAATTCTTATCACCGGCTATCGCGGACAGCTTGGTTCCGACCTGATGCTCGGCCTGGCGAAGCGGTATCAGGTGTCGGGGTTCGATCTCCCCGAAGTCGACATTCGCGAGCTGAGAGCGGTGCTCGATATCGTCCGTGAATCGCGGCCTGATATAGTCATTCACGCCGCGGCCTACACTGATGTAGACGGCTGTGAGAGCGATCACGATCTGGCGTTTGCCGTGAACAGAGACGGTACCTGGAATGTGGCGCAGGCCTGCGAGGACATTGGCGCACGCATGATCTACTATTCCACCGACTATGTTTTCGATGGCCGCAAAGCGACCGCGTACGTAGAATCCGATCCGCCCCATCCGGCAACTGTCTATGGCCGTAGTAAACTCGAGGGGGAAAATGCGGTGCGAGAGACGGTCCGCGAGTGGGCTGTCCTTCGAATCGCTTGGGTATACGGGCGGCAGGGTAAGAACTTTGTTAAGACGATGATTCGACTGGGCCAACAGCAGCTGGCTGTCGACGTGGATGAGCGTAAGTCGCTTACGGTAGTGGATGATCAGTACGGCAATCCGACCTGGACAGTCGACATCGTGCGCCAAACCGAAGAAGTTATAGAGCACGACCTTCGGGGTGTCTTCCACGCCACGAGTGAGGGAGAGGTAAGCTGGTATCGGTTCGCCTGCGACATATTCGAGGAGCTGAAGATGAAAGTCGTGGTTGAGCCGTGCACGACGCGGGATTATCCGCGCCCTGCGCCCCGTCCCGCCCGCTCCTCTCTGGAGAACCAGCGTCTCAAGGCGGCCGGGCGTAATGTCATGCGTGACTACCGCGAGGCGCTGAGAGAGTTTCTTCAACTGCACGGTAGGGAGTTGCTTAATGAAGTGTGA
- the rfbA gene encoding glucose-1-phosphate thymidylyltransferase RfbA, which translates to MIKKGIILAGGSGTRLYPVTQVACKQLLPIYDKPMIYYPLSTLMLFGIKEILIISTPADTPRFEDLLGDGARLGLRLSYQEQPKPQGIAQAFLVGEEFIGGDSVALILGDNIFYGVYDFLREARTFESGAMVFGYYVKDPQRYGVVALDKDGRAVSIEEKPPQPKSHYAVTGLYLYDPEVVSIARSLKPSDRGELEITDVNRVYLERGKLTVARLGRGIAWLDTGTHDSLLEAGNFIATIEKRQGQKIACLEEVAFRMGMIDRSQLARLVAEMSENSYRQYLTGVLKEADGGTW; encoded by the coding sequence ATGATAAAGAAGGGCATAATCCTGGCGGGCGGCAGCGGCACTCGCCTGTATCCGGTGACACAAGTGGCTTGCAAGCAGCTGTTGCCGATTTATGACAAGCCGATGATCTACTACCCGCTGTCGACTCTCATGCTTTTCGGCATTAAGGAGATATTGATTATCTCCACTCCAGCCGATACCCCCCGATTCGAGGATTTGCTCGGTGACGGCGCCCGGCTCGGTCTGCGCCTCTCCTATCAGGAGCAGCCCAAGCCACAGGGAATTGCGCAGGCTTTTTTGGTAGGCGAGGAGTTTATCGGTGGCGACTCGGTCGCTCTTATACTGGGTGACAACATCTTCTACGGCGTCTATGACTTCCTGCGCGAGGCAAGGACTTTCGAGAGCGGCGCCATGGTGTTCGGCTATTATGTCAAAGACCCGCAGCGCTATGGGGTGGTCGCTTTGGATAAGGACGGCCGCGCGGTTTCGATCGAGGAAAAACCGCCTCAGCCCAAATCCCACTATGCGGTAACCGGGTTGTATCTGTACGACCCGGAGGTGGTGTCAATCGCCAGAAGTCTGAAGCCGTCGGATCGAGGCGAACTGGAGATCACCGATGTCAACCGGGTTTATCTCGAGCGCGGCAAGCTCACTGTCGCTCGCCTGGGGCGGGGTATCGCCTGGCTTGATACCGGCACGCATGACAGCCTGCTGGAGGCAGGCAACTTCATCGCGACCATCGAGAAACGCCAGGGTCAGAAGATCGCCTGCCTAGAGGAAGTCGCCTTTCGCATGGGGATGATCGACCGCAGTCAGTTAGCCCGACTCGTTGCAGAAATGTCGGAAAACAGCTATCGCCAATATCTGACGGGAGTTTTGAAAGAAGCCGATGGCGGCACATGGTAG
- the rfbB gene encoding dTDP-glucose 4,6-dehydratase, translating to MTREFTRHIAVTGGAGFIGSNLLLYMVPKYPAYLFVNVDCLTYAGNLANLKVIETAENYRFEKVDITDFEALKACFERHHIGAVVHLAAESHVDRSIVGPAAFVSSNITGTFNLLELARAAHSSGRPFRFHHVSTDEVFGSLGPSRYFTEDSPYRPNSPYSATKAAADHLVRAYHHTYGIDVVTTNCSNNYGPYQFPEKLIPLMIRNATSGKELPVYGDGRQVRDWLYVRDHCDALDLVFHRGKTGATYNIGGHNEIENIELVRKLCRILDERLGGEPREKLIRLVKDRPGHDRRYAIDPSYIRNELGWTPAHDFERGLRLTIDWYLANDTWLEGCLSGAYLKYYDMMYSNR from the coding sequence GTGACCAGGGAATTCACTCGACATATTGCTGTCACCGGCGGTGCCGGTTTTATCGGTTCCAATCTACTCTTGTATATGGTGCCGAAATATCCGGCGTACCTCTTTGTCAATGTCGATTGCCTGACCTACGCCGGCAACCTGGCCAACCTGAAAGTGATAGAGACAGCCGAGAACTACCGTTTTGAGAAAGTCGACATCACTGATTTCGAGGCGCTTAAGGCGTGTTTCGAGCGTCATCATATCGGCGCGGTCGTACACCTGGCGGCGGAATCGCATGTTGATCGCTCGATAGTCGGGCCGGCGGCATTTGTCAGCAGCAACATCACCGGCACGTTCAATCTGCTTGAGCTGGCCCGAGCCGCGCACAGCAGTGGCCGACCATTTCGGTTTCACCATGTGTCCACCGACGAAGTGTTCGGCTCTCTTGGCCCAAGTCGGTACTTTACCGAGGACAGCCCTTACCGGCCTAATTCTCCCTATTCAGCCACCAAGGCGGCCGCGGACCATCTCGTTCGGGCTTATCATCACACCTATGGTATCGACGTGGTCACCACCAATTGCTCCAACAACTATGGGCCATACCAATTCCCGGAGAAACTGATTCCGTTAATGATACGGAACGCTACGTCCGGCAAAGAGCTGCCGGTTTACGGCGATGGCCGTCAGGTGCGCGACTGGCTCTATGTGCGGGATCACTGCGATGCTCTTGACCTGGTGTTCCACCGGGGGAAGACCGGCGCAACGTACAATATCGGCGGGCATAACGAGATCGAGAATATCGAGCTTGTTCGCAAGCTCTGCCGTATTCTGGACGAGCGACTTGGCGGCGAGCCGCGAGAAAAACTTATACGGCTTGTTAAAGACCGGCCCGGCCACGACCGTCGGTATGCCATCGACCCATCGTATATACGCAACGAGCTGGGCTGGACTCCGGCGCACGATTTCGAACGGGGCCTGAGGCTGACAATCGACTGGTATCTCGCAAACGATACCTGGCTCGAGGGCTGCCTGAGCGGCGCCTACTTGAAATACTACGACATGATGTACTCGAATCGATAA
- a CDS encoding GYD domain-containing protein: MASFIMAMNILADAKKAHTDLAHQVDLSLDLFTANKVRGLKVYATMGRYDFVAFFEADDQNVAFKIASQVASKGILETETWPVIPFEDFSNLIGR, encoded by the coding sequence ATGGCTTCGTTTATTATGGCGATGAATATACTCGCCGACGCCAAAAAGGCGCACACCGACCTGGCTCACCAGGTGGATCTGTCGCTCGACCTGTTCACGGCCAACAAAGTCCGGGGCCTGAAAGTCTACGCCACGATGGGGCGATATGATTTCGTGGCGTTCTTTGAGGCCGACGACCAGAACGTGGCGTTCAAGATCGCGTCTCAGGTTGCCTCAAAGGGCATCTTGGAGACCGAGACCTGGCCGGTGATCCCGTTCGAGGATTTCTCGAATTTGATTGGCAGGTAG
- the cysS gene encoding cysteine--tRNA ligase: MPLVFRNSLTRTKQEFKSIEPGKVRMYTCGPTVYNFAHLGNFRTYMFEDLLRRYLKYKGYQVTQVMNLTDVDDKTIRDSRAAGISLKEHTAQFTAAFFEDLDRLRIERAEYYPAATDHVPEMVAIIKKLIAKGLAYQADGSWYFKIDAFPQYGRLANLDRSSLKVGARVAADEYEKESVSDFALWKAWDEADGDVYWDTDLGRGRPGWHIECSAMSSKYLGNHFDIHTGGVDNLFPHHENEIAQSEGANDETFVNYWLHSEHLIVEGRRMAKSLGNFYRLKDLIEKGYSPLAVRYQLISTHYRQQLNFTFEGLEQAVGALERYNDFISNLTDYAGGQSSGEAATIIARFLSEFETRMDDDLNISGALGAVFDFIRDINRLRSEGRLSVTERDEALEAIRRIDRVLDFQVQREVLDSEIETLIAKRTEARKNKDFATSDSIRDQLLKMGIVLEDTGQGVKWKRKM, translated from the coding sequence ATGCCACTGGTATTTCGCAACAGCCTGACTCGCACCAAACAGGAGTTCAAGTCAATCGAACCCGGTAAGGTCCGCATGTATACCTGCGGTCCCACCGTGTACAACTTCGCCCACCTGGGCAACTTCCGCACCTATATGTTCGAGGACCTGCTGCGCCGGTATCTGAAATACAAGGGGTACCAGGTGACTCAGGTTATGAACCTGACTGATGTCGACGATAAGACCATTCGCGATTCGCGCGCGGCCGGCATTTCTCTTAAAGAACATACCGCCCAGTTTACGGCTGCTTTCTTCGAGGACCTCGACCGGCTGCGGATTGAACGGGCCGAGTATTACCCCGCGGCCACCGATCACGTCCCCGAAATGGTTGCGATTATCAAAAAGCTGATTGCGAAAGGGCTGGCGTACCAGGCCGACGGCAGTTGGTATTTCAAGATTGACGCCTTTCCCCAATATGGGAGGCTGGCTAACCTCGATAGGAGCAGCCTGAAGGTCGGTGCTCGTGTCGCGGCTGACGAGTATGAAAAAGAATCAGTCTCTGATTTCGCCCTGTGGAAAGCCTGGGACGAGGCCGATGGTGACGTTTACTGGGATACCGATCTGGGTCGCGGCCGCCCCGGCTGGCATATCGAGTGCTCGGCGATGTCATCGAAATACCTGGGCAACCATTTTGACATCCACACCGGCGGGGTAGACAACCTGTTTCCGCACCACGAGAACGAAATCGCCCAGTCCGAAGGCGCCAACGATGAGACGTTCGTGAACTACTGGCTGCACAGCGAGCACCTGATTGTCGAGGGGCGCCGGATGGCCAAGTCGCTGGGCAACTTCTATCGCTTGAAAGACCTGATCGAAAAGGGATATTCACCACTCGCGGTGCGGTATCAACTGATATCTACGCACTACCGTCAGCAGTTGAATTTCACGTTCGAGGGCCTTGAACAAGCTGTCGGTGCACTGGAACGATATAATGACTTCATAAGCAATCTCACGGACTATGCCGGCGGGCAGTCCAGCGGTGAGGCGGCGACGATTATCGCAAGATTCCTGTCCGAATTCGAAACGCGGATGGACGATGACCTGAACATCTCCGGCGCGCTCGGGGCGGTGTTTGATTTCATCCGCGATATCAACCGCCTTCGGTCCGAGGGCAGACTCTCGGTTACCGAACGTGACGAGGCCCTTGAGGCGATTCGGCGGATAGACCGCGTGCTTGATTTCCAGGTACAACGGGAAGTGCTCGACAGCGAGATCGAGACGTTGATTGCGAAGCGGACCGAGGCACGCAAGAACAAAGACTTTGCTACCTCGGACAGTATCCGCGATCAGCTTCTCAAGATGGGCATTGTGCTCGAGGATACCGGGCAGGGTGTCAAGTGGAAGCGGAAGATGTAG
- a CDS encoding M42 family metallopeptidase: protein MDKVELLLKELTETDGVPGHEADVRRLMARELRPLTDSVQYDKIGSIMGIKKGSSDKPRIMIIAHMDEVGFMVREISSDGYIKFLPLGGWWGHVALGQRMRVLTSKGPVLGIVGSKPPHLLPEEERKKVLDIKDMFLDVGVIEKFDVKKKLGIKVGDPIVPDSQFSILSNNKLYLAKAFDNRMACGVVIEVLRRLQKTKHPNTVLGCASAQEEVGIRGAQTLSHLGDPDVCIVCDVGIGQDVPPDGFKKAEKLGGGPGILAMDATMIPNVGLKEFVIRIAESNKIPYHLTTMDRGGTDGGRVHISRAGVPSIVIGAPVRYIHSHNGILCRTDYDNTIKLIAEIVKKLDARTVKSFTEA, encoded by the coding sequence TTGGATAAAGTAGAATTGCTGCTGAAAGAACTGACCGAGACCGATGGTGTCCCCGGTCACGAAGCCGATGTCCGCCGCCTGATGGCGCGGGAGTTGAGGCCGCTTACCGACTCAGTTCAGTACGACAAGATCGGCTCGATCATGGGTATCAAGAAGGGGAGCTCCGACAAACCGCGCATCATGATCATTGCGCATATGGACGAGGTCGGTTTCATGGTGCGGGAGATTTCCAGCGACGGCTACATCAAGTTTCTTCCGCTCGGCGGCTGGTGGGGACATGTGGCGCTCGGACAGAGAATGCGGGTGCTGACCTCCAAAGGCCCGGTGCTCGGGATTGTCGGCTCCAAGCCGCCACATCTGTTGCCTGAGGAAGAGCGCAAGAAAGTGCTCGATATCAAGGATATGTTTCTCGATGTCGGCGTAATTGAAAAGTTCGATGTCAAGAAGAAGCTCGGCATAAAAGTAGGTGATCCGATAGTCCCTGACAGCCAGTTCTCGATTCTGAGCAACAATAAGCTCTACCTGGCCAAAGCGTTCGACAACCGGATGGCCTGCGGGGTGGTGATCGAAGTACTTCGTCGGCTTCAGAAAACGAAACATCCGAATACTGTACTGGGGTGTGCCTCGGCGCAGGAAGAAGTCGGCATTCGCGGGGCGCAGACTCTGTCGCACCTGGGCGACCCCGATGTCTGCATCGTTTGTGATGTCGGTATCGGCCAAGACGTGCCACCCGATGGGTTCAAGAAAGCGGAAAAACTCGGCGGCGGGCCGGGGATATTGGCTATGGATGCCACCATGATCCCCAATGTCGGCCTGAAGGAATTTGTCATCCGTATCGCGGAGAGCAATAAGATACCGTATCATTTGACTACTATGGATCGCGGCGGCACCGACGGCGGCCGGGTGCATATCAGCCGGGCCGGCGTGCCGTCGATTGTGATCGGCGCGCCGGTGCGGTATATCCACAGTCATAACGGAATTCTCTGCCGAACCGATTATGACAATACGATCAAATTGATCGCGGAAATTGTCAAGAAACTCGACGCTAGGACCGTGAAGTCGTTTACGGAGGCGTAG
- a CDS encoding HAD family hydrolase: MSKLRPRALIFDLGSTLIEYEATPWDELGVLCLESGRQFLLARGYELPSREVVEQTFDHIRAVYRREASENLIEWDVPTVASRMFDALNIAYDDALIDGFFDAYYEPVDRELFLYDDVLETLALLKKTYPVMGLISNTVFPDRVHLKELDRFGIAPFLKFTVFSSSFGLRKPHQDIFYQACNLAGYAPSECVYIGDRYYEDILGPAGIGMAAILKKKAGREYPAEMPVTLDKIDNLIELLEHVEH; this comes from the coding sequence ATGAGCAAGCTCAGACCCCGCGCACTGATTTTCGACCTCGGCTCGACACTGATTGAATACGAGGCGACTCCTTGGGACGAGCTGGGCGTGCTCTGCCTCGAATCGGGACGCCAGTTTCTCCTGGCCCGCGGGTACGAATTGCCGTCGCGGGAGGTAGTGGAGCAGACCTTCGATCACATCCGCGCGGTGTACCGTCGCGAAGCGTCCGAGAACCTGATCGAATGGGATGTGCCGACGGTTGCGTCGCGGATGTTTGATGCGCTCAACATCGCCTACGACGATGCCCTCATTGACGGTTTCTTCGACGCATATTACGAACCAGTAGACCGAGAACTGTTCTTGTACGATGACGTACTGGAAACACTCGCCCTACTGAAGAAGACTTACCCAGTGATGGGCCTGATATCCAACACGGTCTTTCCCGACCGGGTCCATCTGAAAGAACTGGATCGGTTCGGCATCGCCCCGTTTCTGAAGTTCACCGTTTTCAGTTCGTCGTTCGGCCTGCGCAAGCCGCATCAGGATATTTTCTATCAGGCGTGCAACCTGGCCGGTTATGCGCCATCGGAATGCGTATATATAGGCGACCGGTATTACGAGGACATATTGGGACCTGCCGGAATTGGCATGGCGGCGATTCTGAAAAAGAAGGCGGGCAGGGAATATCCGGCGGAGATGCCCGTAACGCTGGACAAGATTGACAACCTGATCGAGCTATTGGAACATGTCGAGCACTGA
- a CDS encoding D-alanine--D-alanine ligase yields MKVLVLVGGDSNERAVSLNSGAAICKALRRLGHEVLALDSGTGQLLTDSNGKLLLEGGKAPYDTPSIASCEPGALISTMSSDYRDVDVVFLALHGGKGENGSIQNLLELAGKKYTGSGMTASAVAMDKALSKRVMVSANVPTPEWQLHKVTSGQSVESVARLIGDSMPLPLIIKPNDGGSTIGLTKVTDESQVLGAVRECLVHSREVLVERYIPGRELTVTVFDGRAYPLVEIKPKSGLYDYEAKYTKGKSEYIAPADVPDALAREMQAAAVRVFEAIGCAGLARVDFILDPREKFYCLEINTLPGMTALSLAPMAFKCEGIDFDQLVAMILESALKA; encoded by the coding sequence GTGAAAGTTCTGGTGCTGGTCGGCGGGGATTCCAACGAGCGGGCGGTGTCGCTCAACAGCGGTGCGGCGATCTGCAAGGCGCTCCGGCGCCTCGGCCACGAAGTGCTCGCACTGGATTCCGGCACCGGACAGTTGCTTACGGACTCTAACGGAAAATTGCTGCTTGAAGGCGGGAAGGCGCCCTATGATACACCCTCAATCGCAAGCTGCGAACCGGGCGCGCTCATCAGCACGATGTCATCGGACTACCGCGATGTGGACGTGGTGTTTCTTGCCCTGCATGGCGGTAAAGGGGAGAACGGATCGATCCAAAACCTCCTCGAATTGGCCGGGAAGAAGTACACCGGCTCGGGCATGACCGCGTCGGCAGTTGCCATGGACAAGGCCCTTAGCAAGCGGGTTATGGTCTCCGCCAATGTGCCGACTCCGGAGTGGCAACTACACAAGGTTACAAGCGGGCAGTCGGTGGAATCTGTTGCCCGGCTGATTGGCGACTCGATGCCATTGCCGTTGATTATCAAGCCTAACGATGGCGGCTCCACAATCGGACTTACCAAAGTCACGGACGAATCACAGGTACTCGGCGCGGTCCGTGAGTGTCTTGTCCACAGCCGAGAAGTCCTGGTGGAGCGCTATATTCCCGGCCGCGAGCTGACGGTGACCGTTTTCGATGGGCGGGCGTATCCTCTTGTCGAGATCAAGCCGAAGAGCGGCCTGTATGATTACGAGGCCAAGTACACCAAAGGCAAGAGCGAGTACATCGCTCCGGCCGATGTGCCCGATGCCCTGGCGCGCGAGATGCAAGCCGCGGCGGTCAGAGTTTTCGAGGCGATAGGTTGTGCTGGTTTGGCCAGAGTCGATTTCATTCTCGATCCACGGGAAAAGTTCTACTGTCTCGAAATCAACACGCTGCCCGGCATGACCGCGTTGTCACTCGCACCGATGGCATTCAAGTGCGAGGGGATCGATTTTGACCAGCTCGTGGCCATGATCCTCGAATCAGCCCTCAAAGCCTGA
- a CDS encoding DedA family protein: MSEHLPQINAWLDHVFSHGTVWVYLAILVACMIENFVPPFPGDLFIVAAGGLVALARLDPVWSMVVACCGGMISAMTLYAVGRRFGRDYFIRKNYRFFSAHDIVRAQDKFDRWGGLILALSRFVVGLRVALIVGAGITAYPAIRMVIYTLISYLVFSGLLLFLGFQLVENLDRVEVFLTTYNYVVWVILVALVGWYVFRRAKKSRGRSKE, from the coding sequence ATGAGTGAACACTTACCTCAAATCAACGCCTGGCTTGATCACGTGTTCTCGCACGGCACGGTCTGGGTCTACCTGGCGATCCTGGTCGCCTGCATGATCGAGAATTTTGTCCCGCCATTTCCGGGCGACTTGTTTATCGTTGCAGCCGGCGGTCTGGTGGCGCTGGCGAGACTCGATCCGGTGTGGTCGATGGTGGTGGCGTGCTGCGGGGGTATGATATCGGCTATGACACTTTATGCGGTGGGGAGGCGTTTCGGCCGAGACTACTTCATCCGCAAGAACTACCGGTTCTTCTCGGCGCACGACATTGTCCGCGCCCAGGATAAGTTTGATCGCTGGGGTGGACTGATTCTGGCGCTGTCACGATTTGTGGTCGGACTCCGGGTAGCGCTAATAGTCGGAGCGGGAATCACGGCCTACCCGGCGATCCGCATGGTGATTTACACGCTGATATCGTATCTCGTGTTTTCCGGATTGCTGCTTTTTCTCGGATTCCAACTTGTGGAGAACCTGGACCGGGTTGAGGTTTTCCTGACCACGTACAATTATGTTGTGTGGGTTATTCTTGTTGCCTTGGTGGGGTGGTATGTGTTTCGTCGGGCCAAAAAGTCGCGAGGCAGGAGCAAGGAGTGA
- the ispF gene encoding 2-C-methyl-D-erythritol 2,4-cyclodiphosphate synthase: MRIGHGYDVHRLVAGRRLMLGGVEVPFEKGLLGHSDADVLLHAIADALLGAAGLGDIGRHFPPTDERYKDADSTVLLSDVVAMVRRAGYKSVCNVDCVVMAERPKLASYIDSMRSRIAKILMTDPENVSVKATTCEGLGFIGREEGIAASAVCLISTDE; the protein is encoded by the coding sequence ATGCGGATCGGCCACGGCTACGACGTGCACAGGCTGGTGGCGGGAAGACGCCTCATGCTCGGCGGAGTCGAAGTACCTTTTGAAAAGGGCCTGCTGGGGCACAGCGATGCCGACGTGCTCCTGCACGCGATTGCCGACGCACTTCTGGGCGCGGCCGGGCTGGGAGATATCGGGCGGCACTTTCCGCCGACAGACGAAAGATACAAAGACGCCGACTCGACTGTGCTGCTATCAGATGTTGTCGCGATGGTTCGCCGGGCGGGATACAAGTCTGTATGCAATGTAGATTGTGTAGTAATGGCCGAGCGCCCGAAACTGGCATCTTACATAGACTCCATGCGCAGCCGAATTGCTAAGATTCTGATGACCGACCCCGAGAATGTGAGCGTCAAGGCCACTACTTGCGAGGGGCTGGGGTTTATCGGTCGGGAGGAGGGGATCGCGGCGTCGGCGGTCTGCCTGATCAGTACCGATGAGTGA